The following coding sequences lie in one Silene latifolia isolate original U9 population chromosome 5, ASM4854445v1, whole genome shotgun sequence genomic window:
- the LOC141657649 gene encoding putative RNA polymerase II subunit B1 CTD phosphatase RPAP2 homolog, with the protein MGKGGVTTVPEAVHKIQLALLDGINDENQLFAAGSLICRNDYNDVVTERTISGLCGYPLCPNELPPEPPKKGNYRLSLKEHKVYDLKETYLYCGSKCMISSKAFAGSLLEERCVILNAAKVHAVLRLFDSVGLSSDDDEDEDEESVAKAKLVIKDKDGVKGGDVRAEEWMGVSNAIEGYVPQRDRKSKSSEKGEELMISACSCHDKNVFQNEVDFDVAVKPNEKITGKKVLNKDKSTQRNHSESLEPLLSEINFTSTIITNDEYAVTKEKPNGGSKPVPSGARKAKFSAPKRHGSKKGKDSVFGNMDFTSTIITEDEYSVSKRLPSQPISDQDQVAQELSAKLNLADSEKQFKCPDNPVDLEKKFCQRSTKSAVDGSACAENEKGKLAKAPFRHSENDASSSSGYVKDDSLTAHEIHSSKAKSKSSLRTSGSKRAARSVTWADEKPNGVASGNLSEFKEIKDTKEPISLRSKVEEDNQESRRFASAEACAAALSQAAETVASGQSDATDAVFEAGITVLPEHEIDGTEECSVEDGALEERETVKWPEKLDNPDSDAIDSDNSFFDAAPEGFSLTLSPFAMMWNALFSWLTSSSLAYIYGRDDNFHEEYMSFNGREYPSKVVLPDGCSSEIKKTLAGCLSRALPGLIAELKLPTPLSTLEHGLTCLLDTMSFMDPLPPFRMKQWQVIVLLFIDALSVCRIPGLSPHLTSRRILIPKVLSAAQFSTEEYEIMKDMLIPLGRVPQFAMQSGG; encoded by the exons atgggGAAAGGCGGAGTAACGACAGTACCAGAAGCAGTGCACAAGATACAATTAGCCCTTCTCGATGGAATTAACGATGAAAACCAGCTATTTGCAGCTGGTTCATTAATATGTAGGAATGATTACAATGATGTAGTTACGGAGCGTACGATATCGGGTTTATGTGGTTACCCTTTATGCCCCAATGAATTACCCCCTGAGCCTCCTAAGAAGGGGAATTACCGCCTTTCGCTTAAGGAACACAAGGTGTATGATTTGAAAGAGACTTATTTGTATTGTGGGTCGAAATGTATGATTAGTAGTAAGGCATTTGCTGGGAGTTTGTTAGAGGAGAGGTGTGTTATTTTGAATGCTGCTAAGGTTCATGCTGTTTTGAGGTTGTTTGATAGTGTTGGGTTGAgtagtgatgatgatgaggatgaagatgaagagAGTGTTGCGAAGGCGAAATTGGTGATTAAGGATAAGGATGGGGTGAAAGGTGGGGATGTCAGAGCTGAGGAGTGGATGGGTGTGTCTAATGCTATTGAAGGGTATGTTCCTCAACGTGATCGTAAGTCGAAATCTTCTGAGAAAGGTGAGGAATTGATGATTTCAGCTTGTTCAT GTCATGATAAGAATGTATTTCAaaatgaggttgattttgatgTTGCTGTGAAACCTAATGAGAAAATTACTGGCAAGAAGGTTCTGAATAAGGATAAATCGACTCAACGTAATCATTCAGAATCTTTGGAGCCTTTGCTTAGTGAGATAAATTTCACAAGTACCATAATAACCAATGACGAATATGCTGTTACGAAGGAGAAACCCAATGGTGGTTCCAAGCCTGTGCCTTCTGGAGCTAGGAAAGCTAAAT TCTCGGCACCAAAAAGGCATGGCTCTAAAAAGGGGAAGGATTCTGTATTTGGCAATATGGATTTTACGAGTACTATAATAACTGAAGATGAGTATAGTGTTTCCAAAAGGCTTCCAAGTCAACCTATCTCGGATCAAGATCAGGTTGCACAAGAGTTATCTGCAAAACTGAATCTTGCAGATTCAGAAAAGCAATTTAAATGCCCAGACAATCCTGTAGATCTTGAAAAGAAATTTTGTCAGAGGTCTACAAAGTCAGCAGTTGATGGGTCTGCATGTGCGGAAAATGAGAAGGGAAAATTAGCTAAAGCTCCTTTTCGTCACAGTGAAAATGATGCCAGTTCTAGTTCTGGATATGTAAAAGATGATTCACTTACTGCACATGAAATTCACTCTAGTAAAGCCAAATCCAAGTCTTCTCTTAGAACCTCAGGGAGTAAAAGGGCCGCTCGTTCTGTCACGTGGGCTGATGAGAAGCCCAATGGTGTTGCTAGTGGAAATCTCAGTGAGTTtaaagaaattaaagatacaaaagagccTATTTCTCTAAGAAGCAAAGTGGAGGAGGACAATCAGGAATCACGACGATTTGCATCAGCTGAAGCCTGTGCAGCGGCTTTGAGCCAGGCCGCAGAGACTGTTGCATCTGGACAGTCTGATGCTACTGACGCTG TATTTGAGGCTGGGATCACAGTGCTCCCAGAGCATGAGATAGATGGTACCGAGGAATGTTCAGTCGAAGATGGAGCGTTAGAGGAAAGAGAAACTGTGAAGTGGCCTGAGAAGCTAGACAACCCCGATTCTGACGCCATTGACTCTGATAATTCATTTTTTGATGCTGCGCCAGAGGGATTCAGCTTAACg TTATCGCCTTTTGCCATGATGTGGAATGCACTATTTTCTTGGCTGACCTCATCCTCATTGGCCTACATATACGGGAGAGATGACAATTTCCATGAAGAATATATGTCTTTCAATGGAAGAGAATACCCTAGCAAAGTTGTGCTTCCTGATGGCTGTTCTTCAGAAATCAAGAAAACTCTAGCTGGTTGTCTTTCCCGAGCCTTGCCTGGATTGATAGCTGAACTTAAGCTGCCAACACCATTATCTACTTTGGAACATGGGCTG ACTTGCTTACTGGATACAATGTCTTTTATGGATCCACTCCCTCCATTCAGAATGAAGCAGTGGCAAGTGATTGTTCTCCTATTCATTGATGCTCTTTCAGTTTGTAGGATTCCTGGATTAAGTCCACACTTGACAAGCAGAAGGATCTTGATTCCCAAG GTTTTGAGTGCTGCTCAGTTTAGTACCGAAGAGTATGAGATCATGAAAGATATGTTGATTCCATTGGGCCGTGTGCCTCAGTTTGCCATGCAGAGTGGTGGTTGA
- the LOC141657648 gene encoding FACT complex subunit SPT16-like, with protein MSDRNANGKQPPAPQSTPYQINLENFKRRLTTLYANWKDGKSDLWGDADALAVATPPASEDLRYLKSSALNIWLLGYEFPETIMVFTRKQIHFLCSSKKASLLSVVTAAARDAVGVEVVMHVKAKAEDGGAEMDAILKSVKSVRDDVVLGYLVKEVPEGNLLETWVNKVKGSGVSLCDITNGLAEVFAVKDAGELTNVKKAAFLSASVMKNHVVPRVEKVIDEEKKIAHSALMEDTEKAILDPSKAKVKLKAENVDICYPPIFQSGGQFDLRPSASSNDDILYYESCSVIICAVGSRYNSYCSNVARTFLIDANSMQSKAYEVLLKAQEAAIGALKPGNKANAVYLAALSVVEKDAPELVGFLTKSAGTGIGLEFRESGSSLNAKNEKLLKPGMVFNVNLGFQNLQAQTSNPKSQNFALLLADTVIVGERGPECATTVSSKAVKDVAYSFGEEEEELPKRKTEAVPTEAFPSKTTLRSDHGEINREELRRQHQAELARQKNEETARRLAGNDTGARDNRSVGRSSSELVAYKNVNDLPPPRGEMMIQVDQKSEAILLPIYGSMVPFHIAMVKTISSQSDTNRNCYVRIIFNVPGTPFSPHDANSMKNQGAIFLKEVSFRSKDSRHVNEVVGQIKTLRRQVAQRESERAERATLVTQEKLQVAVNRSRPIRLSDLWIRPPFGGRGRKLPGTLEAHVNGFRYSTSRPDERADIMFANIKHAFFQPAENEMITLLHFHLHNHIMVGNKKTKDVQFYVEVMEVVQTLGGGRRSAYDPDEIEEEQRERDRKNKINMDFQNFVTRVNEIWGMPQFKDFDLEFDMPLRELGFHGVPYKASAFIVPTSSCLVELIETPFLVITLSEIEIVNLERVGFGQKNFDMTIIFKDFKKDVFRIDSIPTTSLESIKEWLDTTDIKYYESRLNLHWRAILKTITDDPQKFIEDGGWEFLNMDASDSESDGSQESDKVYQPSDVEAESESEDEASDSESLVESDDDEEEEEEEEEEEEAGKSWEELEREASNADRERGAESDSEDEKRKRKMKASSFGKSRGIPSSSMSKRPKHR; from the exons ATGTCTGACAGAAATGCGAACGGGAAGCAGCCGCCAGCACCGCAATCGACTCCCTACCAGATCAATTTGGAAAACTTCAAACGTCGATTAACCACCTTGTACGCTAATTGGAAAGACGGAAAATCTGATTTATGGGGCGACGCTGATGCACTCGCTGTCGCAACACCGCCGGCTTCGGAAGATCTTCGTTATCTGAAGTCATCGGCGCTCAACATTTGGTTATTAGGTTACGAGTTCCCCGAAACAATCATGGTTTTCACGAGGAAGCAAATCCATTTTCTCTGCAGTTCGAAGAAAGCGTCGTTGCTTAGTGTCGTTACGGCGGCTGCACGTGACGCTGTTGGTGTGGAAGTGGTGATGCACGTGAAGGCGAAAGCTGAGGATGGAGGTGCGGAGATGGATGCGATTTTGAAGAGCGTGAAATCGGTTAGGGATGACGTCGTTTTGGGGTATCTTGTGAAGGAGGTTCCTGAGGGGAATTTGCTCGAGACTTGGGTGAATAAAGTGAAGGGTTCGGGTGTGAGTTTGTGTGATATTACCAATGGTTTGGCGGAGGTTTTCGCTGTTAAGGATGCTGGAGAGCTTACGAATGTGAAGAAGGCGGCATTTCTGTCTGCTTCTGTGATGAAGAATCATGTTGTTCCTAGGGTGGAAAAGGTTATTGATGAAGAGAAGAAGATTGCGCATTCTGCGTTGATGGAGGATACGGAGAAAGCGATTTTGGATCCTAGTAAGGCGAAAGTGAAGCTGAAGGCAGAGAATGTGGATATTTGTTATCCTCCGATATTTCAGAGTGGTGGGCAGTTTGATCTTCGGCCTAGTGCGTCGAGTAATGATGATATTCTGTATTACGAGTCGTGTAGTGTGATTATCTGTGCTGTGGGTTCGAGGTATAATAGTTATTGCTCGAATGTAGCGAGAACGTTCTTGATTGATGCTAATTCGATGCAGAGTAAGGCGTATGAGGTGCTGTTGAAGGCGCAGGAGGCTGCCATTGGTGCGTTGAAGCCTGGAAATAAGGCTAATGCTGTTTACTTGGCTGCATTGAGTGTTGTTGAAAAGGATGCTCCTGAGTTGGTTGGGTTTTTGACTAAGTCTGCTGGGACTGGGATTGGGTTGGAGTTCCGTGAGTCGGGTTCTAGCTTGAATGCGAAGAATGAGAAGTTGTTGAAGCCGGGAATGGTGTTCAATGTTAACTTAGGGTTTCAGAATTTGCAGGCTCAAACGAGTAACCCTAAGAGCCAGAACTTTGCACTTTTGTTGGCTGACACGGTTATTGTTGGAGAGAGGGGACCGGAATGTGCTACAACCGTGAGCTCTAAGGCGGTTAAGGATGTCGCCTACTCGTTTGGTGAGGAAGAGGAGGAACTGCCCAAG AGAAAGACTGAGGCTGTACCCACTGAGGCATTCCCATCAAAGACCACTCTTAGATCAGACCATGGAGAGATAAACAGAGAAGAGCTTAGGAGGCAGCACCAAGCAGAATTAGCCCGTCAAAAGAACGAAGAAACTGCTCGCCGTCTTGCTGGCAATGATACTGGAGCCCGAGATAATCGCTCAGTGGGAAGATCTTCATCAGAGTTGGTAGCATACAAGAATGTGAATGATCTCCCACCGCCAAGGGGCGAAATGATGATTCAAGTTGATCAAAAGAGCGAGGCTATTCTACTGCCTATTTATGGAAGCATGGTTCCATTCCACATTGCCATGGTGAAGACTATCAGCAGTCAGTCCGACACCAACCGCAACTGCTATGTCAGGATAATCTTTAATGTTCCCGGCACACCATTTAGTCCACATGACGCTAATTCTATGAAGAATCAAGGAGCTATATTTTTGAAGGAAGTATCTTTCCGTTCGAAAGACTCGAGACATGTGAACGAAGTGGTTGGGCAGATAAAAACACTCCGGCGCCAGGTGGCTCAGAGGGAGTCTGAGAGGGCCGAGAGGGCAACCCTGGTTACCCAAGAAAAGCTACAAGTTGCTGTGAACAGGTCGAGACCAATAAGATTGTCTGACCTCTGGATCCGTCCACCTTTTGGAGGCCGAGGAAGAAAGCTGCCTGGTACTTTAGAAGCTCATGTGAACGGGTTCCGCTATTCTACTTCTAGGCCCGATGAGCGAGCTGATATTATGTTTGCTAACATCAAGCATGCCTTTTTCCAGCCTGCAGAAAACGAGATGATTACTCTACTTCATTTTCACCTTCACAATCATATAATGGTTGGAAACAAGAAAACCAAGGATGTTCAGTTCTATGTTGAAGTGATGGAAGTCGTTCAAACCTTAGGTGGTGGAAGAAGGTCTGCCTATGACCCAGATGAGATTGAAGAGGAGCAACGGGAAAGGGATAGAAAGAACAAAATCAACATGGATTTCCAGAATTTTGTCACCAGGGTGAATGAAATATGGGGGATGCCACAGTTTAAGGACTTTGACCTGGAGTTTGATATGCCTCTAAGGGAGCTTGGCTTCCATGGTGTGCCTTACAAGGCTTCAGCTTTCATCGTTCCCACGTCAAGCTGTCTTGTCGAGTTGATCGAGACTCCCTTCCTTGTGATCACCTTGAGTGAGATTGAGATTGTGAACCTGGAGAGAGTTGGCTTTGGACAGAAGAATTTTGATATGACCATCATATTCAAGGATTTCAAGAAAGACGTATTCCGAATTGATTCAATACCTACTACTTCTTTGGAGAGCATCAAAGAGTGGCTTGATACCACAGATATCAAGTACTATGAGAGTAGACTGAATCTCCACTGGCGGGCCATCCTGAAAACCATCACTGATGACCCACAAAAGTTCATTGAAGATGGAGGATGGGAATTTTTGAACATGGATGCTAGTGATTCTGAAAGTGATGGCTCACAGGAGTCAGATAAAGTTTACCAGCCGTCAGACGTGGAAGCCGAGTCAGAGTCGGAAGATGAGGCCTCAGACAGCGAGTCCCTTGTGGAGtcagatgatgatgaagaggaagaggaagaagaggaggaagaagaagaggcaGGTAAGAGTTGGGAAGAGCTTGAGAGAGAAGCAAGCAACGCTGACAGAGAGAGAGGAGCAGAATCTGACAGCGAGGACGAGAAGCGTAAAAGGAAGATGAAGGCAAGTTCGTTTGGCAAATCTCGTGGTATTCCCAGTAGCAGCATGTCCAAGCGCCCCAAGCATCGGTAG